In the genome of Candidatus Pristimantibacillus lignocellulolyticus, the window ATGATTGGGAGGGTCGTTCTGAGATTCTTCAAACCTTGAATATCTGTCAGGAATCAATATTAAGGAAAAAGTTAGTTACCTTTGATTATATTGATAAAGATGGTATGGCAACAAATCGAATAATTGAGCCATATCAGCTTCATTTTAGCGAAATGAGTTGGTATTTGAAGGGTTTCTGTCTACATCGTCAGAGCTATAGAACATTTAAATTGTCTAGAATTGATAATTTTACTATGGATGAACATACATTTAACCCTCGAGATTATTTATTAGAACAAAAACAAAAAACAATATATCAATCGCAACTGGTCACTATGAAGGCGTTAATTGCACCTAGCATAAAAGATCAATTTATTGAAAGGTACGGTCGAAAGAGTATTGAAAACTATAGCACCGAATACCTCTTAGCAACAATTTATGTTCCTCAAAACAGTACTGGGTTTCGATTTCTAGCAAGTTTCGGTACAAATCTAGAGATATTAGAGCCCAAAACATATGTTGAACAATTTCGGAGCTATTTAAATCTAATGATACATAAATATTCTTAATAAGGTCACTTTAACTCAACAAGTCTGAAAGCTAAGGTTCAATTATTAACAAACAATATTTTGAAATATAAGGAGCAATAATAATGAGTTTAATGAAAACATTAACACTAGCAGGATCCGATACTAGTGGTGGTAGCGGTATACAAGCAGATCTAAAAACATTTCAAGAACATGGTACATATGGAATGACCGCTCTAACATGTATAGTAGCAATGGACCCAGAGGCAGGCTGGAAGCATAATGTATTCCCGATCGATTCCGCAGCAGTTGAAGCTCAGCTCAAATGTGCCTTTTCCACCAATCTTGATGCCATGAAAACAGGTATGCTCGGTTCCGTTGAAATTGTGGAACTAGGGGCTAAATATATTGATAAATATCAATTAAAAAATGTGGTGATCGATCCTGTCATGATTTGTAAAGGAGAAGATGAGGTTTTGCTTCCGGAGACGGTTGATGCGGCACGCGAATTGCTACTAAGTAAAGCTATAATTACAACGCCGAATCTTTTTGAAGCAGGACAATTGTCGCAATTAGGCACACTAAGAACGATTGATGACATGAAAAACGCTGCTCAAAAGATATATGATCTAGGTGCCAAAAATGTCGTTATTAAGGGTGGACGAGCGTTGCAACACGACAAAGCTGTCGAT includes:
- the pdxK gene encoding pyridoxine/pyridoxal/pyridoxamine kinase; its protein translation is MSLMKTLTLAGSDTSGGSGIQADLKTFQEHGTYGMTALTCIVAMDPEAGWKHNVFPIDSAAVEAQLKCAFSTNLDAMKTGMLGSVEIVELGAKYIDKYQLKNVVIDPVMICKGEDEVLLPETVDAARELLLSKAIITTPNLFEAGQLSQLGTLRTIDDMKNAAQKIYDLGAKNVVIKGGRALQHDKAVDLFYDGDSFVQLETEKLKTSYNHGAGCTFAAAITANLANGEGIFDAVLHAKKFVTAAIAHGWKLNEFVGPVMHGAFNRYPDNISVTASK